A DNA window from Anaerocolumna sp. AGMB13020 contains the following coding sequences:
- a CDS encoding alpha-amylase family glycosyl hydrolase produces the protein MKKGFWKKLTCYVLLLIIMVTGLLLPGTVQKMQAETVSSVTVHYKGTYTAPNIYYWNLNGGSNTPVTWPGVQMTPEGNNWFGYTFSNTQSVNLIINQNSSQTADLYRTSGEWWYKNNQWYPYNPDSTAESITVHFKSPWDGAKIYYWNIQPSGNTITWPGTDMTQEENSWYKYTFSNASLVHLIFNYNGKQTADLSRTAGEWWFKDNQWYEKNPEATVTPTPTSTPSPTITPTPTNTPTPTVTPTTTPTITPIPEKGIDFRDETIYFVMVTRFYDGDSSNNVHCWDEVAAMKNSNDAAWRGDFKGLIEKLDYIKALGFSAIWITPVVKNMSGYDYHGYHAVNFNEIDPRYESDGITYQELIHAAHEKGIKIIQDMVLNHTGNFGEENLYPLFTKDETQEDTADALIRIDEEKLPANYDTLTPAQQYQARINAMKEDSLDTENIYHHEKSLSWEGYTVQTGQIAGDCVDLNTENPAVSNYLINAYNRYITMGVDAFRVDTVKHISRLTFNKEFIPAFKAAGGEDFFVFGEVATRYRQVWNSNIPAISTPFYTWAETSAYPWGSTARNMNSVFQHWNDNQNVSTQPVSRNHLLNGNTYHTPDKSISSGLGVIDFPMHWNFNNARDAFRVGVEGDQYYSDATWNVTYVDSHDYAPDGAPENQRFAGSQDTWAENLNLMYTFRGIPSIYYGSEIEFMKGAVIDAGPTKPLSETGRAYFGDNIEGSVTVTDYGEYSNATGTMAATLNHPLSLHIQRLNKIRRNIPALRKGQYSTEGVSGEMAFKRRYTDTDTGVDSFALVSITDGATFLGIPNGTYKDAITGDVKVITDGKLTISRTGKGNMRIYVLDLPGNPAPGKVGNSGTYLK, from the coding sequence ATGAAGAAAGGTTTCTGGAAAAAACTGACTTGCTATGTGCTGCTGCTTATCATTATGGTAACAGGACTGCTACTACCCGGCACAGTGCAAAAGATGCAGGCAGAAACAGTATCCTCGGTTACGGTGCATTATAAAGGAACATATACTGCACCCAACATCTATTACTGGAATTTAAACGGGGGAAGCAATACGCCGGTGACATGGCCGGGAGTACAAATGACACCTGAAGGTAATAATTGGTTTGGTTACACCTTTAGCAATACACAAAGCGTTAATCTGATCATTAACCAGAATAGCTCCCAGACAGCAGACTTGTACAGGACTTCCGGAGAATGGTGGTATAAGAATAACCAGTGGTATCCGTACAATCCGGATAGTACAGCTGAGTCCATTACAGTACATTTTAAAAGTCCCTGGGATGGTGCGAAGATATACTATTGGAATATTCAGCCTTCCGGCAATACAATAACCTGGCCGGGAACAGATATGACACAGGAGGAAAACAGTTGGTACAAGTATACTTTTTCCAATGCTTCACTGGTTCATCTGATATTTAATTATAACGGGAAGCAGACAGCCGATTTATCCCGGACAGCTGGTGAATGGTGGTTCAAGGATAATCAATGGTACGAGAAAAATCCTGAGGCGACCGTTACACCAACACCGACTAGCACGCCATCACCAACCATTACTCCCACACCAACCAACACACCAACACCAACCGTGACGCCGACAACAACCCCAACCATTACGCCAATACCGGAAAAAGGAATTGATTTCAGGGATGAAACCATTTATTTTGTTATGGTAACACGGTTCTATGATGGGGATTCCAGTAATAATGTGCATTGCTGGGACGAAGTTGCCGCTATGAAGAATAGTAATGATGCGGCCTGGAGAGGTGATTTTAAAGGCCTTATTGAAAAACTTGACTACATAAAGGCTCTGGGATTTTCGGCAATCTGGATTACTCCGGTGGTGAAAAATATGAGCGGCTATGATTACCACGGCTACCATGCCGTTAATTTTAATGAGATAGACCCTAGATATGAATCAGACGGTATAACCTATCAGGAATTGATTCATGCGGCACATGAAAAGGGTATAAAAATCATTCAGGATATGGTATTGAATCACACGGGGAATTTTGGAGAGGAAAATCTGTATCCATTGTTTACGAAGGATGAAACACAGGAAGATACTGCTGATGCACTTATTAGAATTGATGAAGAAAAACTTCCCGCTAATTATGATACCTTAACTCCGGCACAGCAATATCAGGCCAGAATAAATGCGATGAAAGAAGATTCCCTGGATACAGAAAATATCTATCATCATGAAAAAAGCTTAAGCTGGGAAGGCTATACGGTCCAGACCGGCCAGATAGCAGGGGATTGTGTGGATCTAAACACCGAGAATCCAGCCGTATCAAATTATTTGATTAATGCTTACAACCGCTATATAACCATGGGAGTGGATGCCTTCCGTGTGGATACGGTAAAACACATCTCCAGACTAACGTTTAATAAAGAATTCATCCCGGCTTTTAAAGCGGCAGGAGGCGAAGATTTCTTTGTGTTCGGGGAAGTAGCTACCAGGTACCGGCAGGTATGGAATAGCAATATTCCTGCAATTTCCACACCATTTTATACCTGGGCGGAAACCTCAGCCTACCCCTGGGGCAGTACCGCTAGAAATATGAATAGTGTTTTTCAGCACTGGAATGATAACCAAAATGTGAGTACCCAGCCTGTCAGCAGAAATCATTTGTTGAACGGCAATACTTATCACACTCCGGATAAAAGTATCTCATCCGGACTGGGTGTAATAGATTTTCCCATGCATTGGAACTTTAACAATGCCAGGGATGCCTTCCGCGTGGGAGTAGAGGGGGATCAATATTACAGTGATGCTACCTGGAATGTAACTTATGTGGATTCTCATGATTATGCACCGGATGGTGCGCCGGAAAACCAAAGATTTGCAGGCTCTCAGGATACCTGGGCAGAAAATCTGAACCTTATGTATACTTTCCGGGGAATTCCTAGTATTTATTACGGCAGTGAAATAGAATTCATGAAAGGTGCAGTGATAGATGCCGGGCCAACCAAACCTTTAAGTGAGACAGGCAGAGCCTATTTTGGGGACAATATCGAAGGCTCTGTAACTGTGACGGATTATGGCGAATATTCAAATGCAACAGGAACAATGGCAGCAACCTTAAACCATCCTCTTTCCCTGCATATCCAGAGGTTGAATAAAATCAGGCGGAATATCCCGGCGCTTAGAAAAGGGCAATATTCAACAGAAGGTGTATCGGGAGAAATGGCTTTTAAGAGACGTTATACTGATACGGACACCGGAGTAGACAGCTTTGCTCTGGTATCCATTACAGATGGTGCAACGTTCTTAGGAATCCCCAATGGCACCTATAAGGATGCTATCACAGGCGATGTAAAGGTTATAACAGATGGCAAATTAACCATATCCAGAACAGGAAAAGGCAATATGCGAATTTATGTCTTGGATCTGCCAGGTAATCCGGCGCCTGGAAAAGTCGGTAATAGCGGGACATATTTGAAATAA
- a CDS encoding uracil-DNA glycosylase family protein, producing MLFEKIKQEIITDAMNEAYTTMGIPPLFKASAEARIAIVGQAPGRKAEATQLFWNDLSGDRLREWLGISREVFYNTDRIAHLPMDFYYPGKAKSGDAPPRKGFAEKWHPRLLSEMPNIETIILIGSYAQKYYLDKKREKSLTETVRNYQKYLPEYFPLVHPSPLNLGWLKQNPWFEMEVLPVLKEIVNKNLEGMY from the coding sequence ATGCTATTCGAAAAGATCAAACAAGAAATTATTACAGACGCAATGAACGAAGCTTATACCACAATGGGAATTCCTCCTTTATTTAAAGCTTCCGCAGAGGCACGCATTGCCATTGTAGGACAAGCGCCAGGACGTAAGGCAGAAGCAACTCAATTGTTTTGGAATGATCTAAGTGGTGACCGATTAAGAGAGTGGCTGGGGATATCTCGAGAGGTATTTTATAATACGGATCGTATCGCGCATCTGCCGATGGATTTCTATTATCCGGGAAAAGCAAAAAGCGGTGATGCCCCGCCAAGAAAGGGCTTTGCTGAAAAATGGCATCCGCGTTTATTAAGTGAAATGCCAAACATTGAAACCATAATTCTTATTGGAAGCTATGCACAAAAGTACTATTTGGATAAAAAGCGTGAGAAAAGTTTAACTGAAACAGTGAGAAATTATCAGAAGTATCTGCCAGAATATTTCCCATTGGTTCATCCTTCCCCTCTAAATCTTGGCTGGCTGAAGCAAAATCCATGGTTTGAAATGGAAGTATTACCTGTACTAAAGGAGATTGTGAATAAGAACTTAGAAGGAATGTATTAA
- a CDS encoding HAD family hydrolase yields the protein MGKIIFIDVDGTLVDYEANLPASAVEAIRRARKNGHKVYISTGRSKAEVYKNIWDIGLDGMIGGNGSYVEDKGKVIMHQTITEEQCRRIVDWLHEKKMEFYLESNNGLFASEKFELAADKTMKEYARRKGNDQSELVTVRTIYPEMIFDGELYRKDLNKVSYILPTYKDYLDTKEQFPDMENGTWGGKGEEALFGDLGVKDITKANAIEHLLRYLGADRKDTIAFGDAKVDIPMLEYCEIGVAMGSGGEEIKMMADMITDDVDKDGLYKGFERLNLI from the coding sequence ATGGGAAAGATAATTTTCATAGATGTAGATGGAACACTGGTAGATTATGAGGCTAACCTGCCGGCTTCAGCAGTTGAAGCAATTAGAAGAGCCAGAAAAAATGGTCATAAAGTTTATATCAGTACAGGAAGAAGCAAGGCTGAGGTCTATAAAAATATATGGGATATCGGTCTGGATGGAATGATAGGAGGTAATGGCAGTTACGTAGAGGACAAAGGTAAGGTGATTATGCATCAGACAATAACTGAAGAGCAATGCAGACGAATCGTTGACTGGCTGCATGAAAAAAAGATGGAGTTTTATTTAGAAAGCAACAATGGATTATTTGCCAGTGAAAAATTTGAACTGGCGGCAGATAAGACAATGAAAGAATATGCCAGACGAAAAGGCAATGATCAATCAGAACTGGTAACGGTTCGCACAATTTACCCGGAAATGATCTTTGATGGAGAACTTTATAGGAAAGATCTGAATAAAGTCAGTTATATCCTTCCTACTTATAAGGATTATTTGGATACGAAAGAGCAATTTCCAGATATGGAAAATGGAACCTGGGGTGGAAAAGGGGAAGAAGCACTTTTTGGTGACCTGGGAGTCAAGGATATTACAAAAGCAAATGCCATAGAACATCTTTTGAGATATTTGGGTGCGGATAGAAAGGATACTATAGCTTTTGGTGATGCAAAAGTTGATATCCCGATGTTAGAGTACTGCGAAATTGGTGTTGCTATGGGAAGTGGTGGGGAAGAGATAAAAATGATGGCAGATATGATTACGGATGACGTGGATAAAGATGGGTTGTATAAAGGGTTTGAAAGGCTGAATTTAATTTAG
- a CDS encoding glycoside hydrolase family 31 protein yields the protein MKFLEDNGALVFYQNGEMGRIEAWGKDSVRVRTTMLGKFSGNDRALTENVKTMNTIVKIEKEAHWVGDGTIDQREIASITNGCIKVVVNFVGIISFYKNDKLFLREYFRMYDGTISKESRCLKVINRQWKGIIGGTDYSLNVKFESNKGEKIFGMGQYQQNDMDLKGCVLELAQRNSQISVPFAVSSLGYGFLWNNPAVGSVTFGKNYTEWIARSTKDMDYWITVADAPKQLLENYTAVTGRADRFPEDLMGLWQCKLRYRTQDEVLTVARQYQKEGIKIDQIVIDFFHWTVQGDWKFDTQYWPNPKEMVEELHSMGIKVVVSVWPSVDRKSENFGPMMERGLLIKTERGAAQTYDYQGDCVEIDPFNPETRKYVWEVCKKNYYDFGIDAFWLDNSEPDYGVYDFENYRYCDGPALGISNMYPQMYSRLFYDEMNKENKPVVNLLRCAWAGSQKYGNVVWSGDVPSTFEAFADQLQCGLNMGLAGIPWWTTDIGGFMTDDVNDPDFRNLLIRWYQFAVYSAVLRMHGDRGPYNIPPLDNRDWGGGYLHTGQPNELWSYGEDNYKIMKKYYDIRISMHEYIKELYEEAHTNGSPLLRTMFYEFPEDEKCWELQDQYMFGDKYLVAPILHLNEYKRDVYLPAGKWILTSTGEVYTGGITVSVDAPIEYSPVFERKTID from the coding sequence ATGAAATTTTTAGAGGATAATGGAGCCTTGGTATTTTATCAAAATGGTGAAATGGGAAGAATCGAAGCTTGGGGTAAGGATTCTGTCAGAGTTCGTACTACCATGCTTGGCAAGTTTAGTGGAAATGACAGGGCATTAACGGAAAATGTTAAGACCATGAATACCATCGTAAAAATTGAAAAGGAAGCTCATTGGGTAGGTGATGGAACGATTGATCAGAGGGAAATTGCATCAATAACCAATGGTTGTATTAAAGTAGTTGTAAATTTTGTGGGGATCATTTCGTTTTATAAAAATGATAAGCTGTTCCTTCGTGAATACTTCCGTATGTATGACGGAACTATTTCAAAAGAGAGCCGTTGCTTAAAAGTAATTAACCGTCAGTGGAAGGGAATCATTGGTGGAACAGATTATTCTTTAAATGTAAAATTTGAAAGCAATAAAGGAGAAAAAATCTTTGGTATGGGCCAATATCAGCAAAATGATATGGACTTAAAGGGCTGTGTTTTAGAACTGGCACAGCGTAATTCTCAGATTTCTGTTCCTTTTGCTGTATCTTCCTTGGGCTACGGCTTTCTTTGGAACAATCCGGCTGTAGGCAGTGTAACCTTTGGAAAGAATTATACTGAGTGGATTGCAAGATCTACAAAAGACATGGATTACTGGATTACTGTGGCAGATGCACCAAAGCAGCTTCTGGAAAACTATACCGCTGTTACCGGTCGTGCTGATAGGTTTCCGGAAGACCTCATGGGGCTTTGGCAATGCAAACTGCGCTATAGAACCCAGGATGAGGTTCTGACAGTTGCTCGTCAGTATCAGAAGGAAGGGATAAAGATTGATCAGATCGTCATTGATTTTTTCCACTGGACAGTACAAGGTGACTGGAAATTCGATACACAGTATTGGCCGAATCCCAAAGAAATGGTGGAGGAGCTTCACTCTATGGGTATCAAGGTTGTCGTTTCGGTATGGCCTTCTGTGGATCGTAAGAGTGAAAACTTTGGCCCGATGATGGAAAGGGGACTTCTGATCAAGACAGAACGCGGTGCTGCGCAGACCTATGATTATCAAGGCGACTGTGTGGAAATCGACCCTTTTAATCCTGAAACACGTAAGTACGTATGGGAAGTATGCAAGAAAAATTACTACGATTTTGGCATCGATGCTTTCTGGCTGGATAATTCCGAACCGGATTACGGTGTGTACGATTTTGAAAATTACAGATACTGTGATGGACCTGCTTTGGGGATTAGCAATATGTATCCGCAGATGTACAGCCGTTTATTTTATGATGAGATGAATAAGGAAAATAAACCTGTTGTAAATCTGCTTCGTTGCGCATGGGCCGGCTCCCAGAAGTATGGCAATGTGGTTTGGTCCGGTGATGTGCCAAGTACCTTTGAGGCTTTTGCAGACCAGTTACAGTGTGGTCTGAACATGGGTCTTGCAGGCATTCCCTGGTGGACGACAGATATCGGCGGCTTTATGACAGATGATGTAAATGATCCTGATTTCAGAAATCTGCTGATCCGTTGGTATCAGTTCGCGGTATATTCAGCTGTACTGCGTATGCATGGGGACAGAGGACCTTACAATATTCCACCGCTGGATAACAGAGACTGGGGTGGCGGCTACCTTCATACAGGCCAGCCAAATGAGCTATGGAGTTATGGAGAAGACAATTATAAAATTATGAAAAAATATTATGATATCCGTATCAGCATGCATGAATACATCAAAGAACTTTATGAAGAAGCTCATACAAATGGTTCGCCCTTGCTTCGTACCATGTTCTATGAATTTCCGGAAGATGAGAAATGTTGGGAGCTTCAGGATCAGTATATGTTTGGTGACAAATATTTGGTAGCGCCGATTCTTCATCTGAATGAATACAAGAGAGACGTATATCTCCCAGCGGGTAAGTGGATATTGACCTCTACCGGGGAAGTTTATACCGGAGGTATAACGGTATCAGTTGATGCACCAATTGAATATTCACCCGTATTTGAACGCAAGACGATAGATTAA
- a CDS encoding AraC family transcriptional regulator: MNDTLIASQGNKEQRQHSSSLIPYSIYDCQIPDSFPNVPMHWHSEFEIDYILQGKGDFICGDEHFPVNPGDVIVISPNMLHAAYPSPNRKLNYIAFVFHASMLGIESNDRSSTHCIRPLVTGQLRVTMKYDTSHPDYSVIHSLAETIVNCANKNNAYDDLLLKSILLQLFWYFEKNDNLSSFQYDDISYSSLIRPALEYMTYYYMDSITINELAAKCSISSSHFMNSFKKAVGCSAIEFLTHLRIKAACTALTDTTEDISTISYNCGFNNLSNFNKQFKKITGISPRDYRKR, encoded by the coding sequence ATGAATGATACGCTCATTGCATCTCAAGGTAATAAAGAACAGCGCCAGCACAGCTCGTCATTGATTCCCTACAGTATTTATGATTGCCAGATACCAGATTCTTTTCCTAACGTACCTATGCACTGGCATAGCGAGTTTGAAATTGATTATATCTTGCAGGGAAAAGGTGACTTCATCTGTGGAGATGAACACTTTCCGGTAAACCCTGGGGACGTAATTGTAATTTCTCCCAATATGCTGCATGCCGCTTATCCTTCTCCTAACAGGAAGCTGAACTATATTGCCTTTGTATTTCATGCCAGTATGCTCGGTATTGAAAGCAATGATCGCAGCAGTACTCATTGCATACGCCCTCTTGTCACAGGACAGCTGCGTGTAACTATGAAATATGATACAAGCCACCCGGATTATTCGGTTATCCACTCCCTTGCAGAGACAATTGTAAACTGTGCAAATAAAAACAATGCTTATGATGACCTTTTACTAAAAAGCATTCTGCTGCAACTTTTCTGGTATTTTGAAAAGAATGATAATCTGTCTTCCTTTCAGTACGATGATATCAGTTATTCCTCCCTAATCCGTCCGGCACTGGAGTATATGACCTATTACTATATGGATTCCATCACGATCAATGAACTTGCCGCCAAATGCTCCATCAGTTCAAGTCACTTTATGAACTCCTTTAAAAAAGCCGTTGGCTGCAGTGCGATTGAATTTCTGACCCATCTCAGGATTAAAGCCGCATGCACAGCGCTGACAGATACAACAGAGGACATATCAACGATTTCCTACAATTGCGGCTTTAACAACCTGTCTAATTTTAATAAGCAATTCAAAAAAATCACAGGGATTTCACCTAGAGATTACCGTAAACGATAA
- a CDS encoding flavodoxin family protein, producing MKIIAINGSPRKKSNTAVLLEHALEGASLQGAETELINLYDLDYKGCMSCFACKLKGGKSYGKCAYKDELSPVLEKILAADALLLGSPIYFHAVTGEMHSFLERLLFPILTYTEGYKGLLEKKLPVGFIYNMNVTKEYMIEANYLQVLSFAEKSLESLFGSCEPLIVNDTLQFKDYTKYVVTVFDENKKKKVKEEQFPIDCENAFQLGSRLIQRAIS from the coding sequence ATGAAAATAATTGCGATTAATGGTAGTCCAAGAAAAAAATCCAATACGGCGGTACTTTTAGAGCATGCATTAGAAGGAGCGTCCTTACAAGGAGCAGAAACAGAACTTATCAACCTTTATGATTTGGATTATAAAGGTTGTATGAGCTGCTTTGCCTGTAAATTAAAGGGCGGAAAGAGCTATGGTAAATGTGCGTACAAAGATGAATTATCTCCTGTTTTAGAGAAAATTTTAGCAGCCGACGCCCTTTTGCTCGGTTCGCCTATATACTTTCATGCTGTAACTGGTGAAATGCATTCCTTTTTGGAACGCTTGCTGTTTCCAATTTTAACTTATACAGAAGGTTATAAAGGATTATTAGAGAAAAAGCTTCCAGTTGGTTTTATTTATAATATGAACGTCACAAAAGAATACATGATAGAAGCAAACTATCTTCAAGTTTTAAGCTTTGCAGAGAAAAGTTTAGAAAGTCTTTTTGGTTCTTGTGAACCTTTAATCGTAAATGATACATTACAATTTAAAGACTATACCAAATATGTTGTTACTGTTTTTGATGAAAATAAAAAGAAAAAAGTAAAGGAAGAGCAATTTCCCATTGATTGTGAAAATGCTTTTCAGCTCGGTTCTCGATTGATTCAAAGGGCAATTAGCTAA
- a CDS encoding winged helix-turn-helix transcriptional regulator, with the protein MSDKQIQYAPGLPAENIYEIKCPIIYALDIIGQKWKLPIMWYLFGKEKTRYNELKRSVTGITNIMLTKSLRELEEHNLVHRFQHNSVPPKVEYSLTERGKALLPTLNELYTWGEEQYNIDQAGPK; encoded by the coding sequence ATGTCAGATAAACAGATTCAATATGCTCCGGGATTACCTGCCGAAAATATATATGAGATTAAATGTCCGATTATTTATGCCCTTGATATCATAGGGCAGAAATGGAAGCTTCCGATTATGTGGTATCTTTTCGGGAAAGAAAAAACGAGATATAACGAATTGAAAAGAAGTGTAACTGGAATAACCAATATAATGTTGACAAAATCATTACGAGAGCTTGAAGAACATAATCTGGTTCATAGATTTCAGCATAATTCAGTACCACCTAAAGTAGAATATTCCTTAACAGAAAGAGGGAAAGCCTTACTGCCTACGTTAAATGAGCTGTATACATGGGGAGAAGAACAATACAATATTGATCAGGCAGGGCCAAAATAA
- a CDS encoding LytR/AlgR family response regulator transcription factor codes for MIYIAICDDEKYYREQLKSLITKYFDEHLLSNKVEIKTFSSGKEICEKRSDIMKYDIAFLDINMDEFNGLETAYRIREYRSDTRIIFVTDFFNYALEGYKVDAFRYIMKDTLEVSIIECLDALFKKLESITDKMNFRFIGGEKSVLLDNIEYIESQKHRLIFYILEPELTEYSIYAKLDDIEVLLKENKFLRIHKSYLVNMRHIIKTNNYRMALTSGHELSIPKLRYRAVKEALSKIED; via the coding sequence GTGATTTATATTGCGATTTGTGATGATGAAAAATATTATAGGGAGCAATTGAAAAGCTTGATTACCAAATATTTTGATGAGCATCTGTTAAGCAATAAAGTTGAGATAAAGACATTTTCGTCAGGAAAAGAGATTTGTGAAAAAAGGTCTGATATTATGAAATATGATATTGCCTTTTTAGACATTAATATGGATGAATTTAATGGACTTGAGACTGCTTATAGAATAAGAGAGTACAGAAGTGATACCCGAATCATATTTGTTACTGATTTTTTCAATTATGCACTGGAAGGATACAAGGTCGATGCATTTCGTTATATCATGAAGGATACATTAGAAGTTTCTATTATTGAGTGTCTGGATGCGCTTTTTAAAAAACTGGAATCAATAACAGATAAGATGAATTTTAGATTTATTGGAGGAGAAAAAAGTGTCTTATTAGATAATATTGAATATATAGAGAGTCAAAAGCATAGGTTGATTTTCTATATACTCGAACCAGAATTAACGGAATATAGCATTTATGCCAAATTAGACGATATTGAAGTGCTGTTAAAGGAAAATAAATTTCTGCGTATCCATAAAAGCTATCTTGTAAATATGAGGCATATTATAAAAACAAATAACTATAGGATGGCTTTGACTTCCGGACATGAGCTATCAATCCCTAAATTAAGATATCGAGCTGTTAAGGAAGCTCTTTCAAAAATAGAGGATTGA
- a CDS encoding DJ-1/PfpI family protein, producing MKVIKKVICFAISLSLVLGAFICGPSNTVSAKESSTKKVLMVIAPKDFEDCEVVEPMAILKANGAKVTIASITTDTAIGLNGFKITPDIKISNAKVDEYDAIVLPGGTGVISSLWDNEELRTLLQQFNSQNKIVAAMCAAPPALAKAGILKGKTVTMFPWEDGIKELTTRDAIYVNEETVTDGNIVTGKNPAASKSFGLAICNALKIRKFPKNVLMVVAPKDFEDVEFFIPKTLLEINGANITVASTTSKALGLNGSTYTTDIMISNAKAKDYDAIVIVGGTGVISSLWDDKDLRKLVKDANKEKKIIAAICAAPPVLARAGILKDKKATMFPWSDGIKELTNNGVKYIDKEVVVSGNIITGKNPDASVAFGLKLCEELKILGK from the coding sequence ATGAAAGTAATAAAAAAAGTGATTTGTTTTGCAATAAGTCTATCTTTGGTACTTGGAGCTTTTATATGTGGTCCAAGCAATACTGTCAGTGCAAAGGAATCATCCACAAAAAAGGTATTAATGGTAATTGCACCAAAGGATTTTGAAGACTGTGAAGTTGTTGAACCCATGGCTATCTTAAAGGCTAACGGTGCAAAAGTCACAATAGCCAGCATAACAACTGATACAGCGATTGGTCTTAATGGATTTAAAATAACACCAGATATCAAAATCAGTAATGCAAAAGTTGATGAATACGATGCCATCGTTTTACCAGGAGGAACAGGCGTTATAAGTAGTTTATGGGATAACGAAGAACTGAGAACACTGCTTCAGCAGTTTAATTCTCAAAACAAAATAGTAGCGGCTATGTGTGCAGCTCCCCCAGCTCTCGCGAAGGCCGGAATATTGAAAGGTAAAACAGTTACCATGTTTCCTTGGGAAGATGGAATAAAGGAACTTACCACAAGAGATGCCATATATGTTAATGAAGAGACTGTTACCGATGGAAATATTGTAACAGGCAAGAATCCAGCTGCCTCCAAAAGCTTTGGACTTGCTATCTGCAATGCTTTAAAAATCAGAAAATTCCCTAAAAACGTGCTTATGGTAGTAGCCCCTAAGGATTTTGAGGATGTAGAGTTCTTTATTCCCAAAACCTTACTTGAGATAAACGGAGCTAATATAACGGTAGCAAGCACTACATCAAAAGCGCTTGGGTTAAATGGATCAACCTATACCACTGATATTATGATATCCAATGCAAAAGCAAAGGACTATGATGCAATCGTTATCGTTGGCGGCACGGGAGTAATCAGTAGTCTGTGGGATGACAAAGATCTCCGGAAGCTAGTAAAGGATGCCAATAAGGAGAAAAAGATTATAGCTGCAATCTGCGCGGCACCGCCAGTTTTGGCAAGAGCCGGTATCCTCAAGGATAAAAAAGCAACCATGTTCCCCTGGAGTGATGGTATTAAGGAATTAACTAACAATGGTGTTAAATATATTGACAAAGAGGTAGTTGTATCAGGTAATATTATTACAGGAAAAAATCCAGATGCCTCCGTAGCTTTCGGATTAAAGCTATGTGAAGAGCTAAAAATACTTGGCAAATAA
- a CDS encoding AraC family transcriptional regulator — protein MSTYFTEGREFYPGYQFPIYHTTENCFSDGTNERDHYKMIFVITGTGILTLNNRKQIIVAPSALCLNETDIFSLESEVSLQCTAVLFHPQIINQHFNFPILKASNNQLSVNEIQDLYWLNPFLSKTNDFMGLIHLGPSNAHRISNILDNIKDALDIQKDNDWPCRSRTYLIEMLFLLSRLLIIDETLESVKLDKDPGEIKEIILYFYTNYMNKITIQELTGKFHINRTSLTERFREITGYPVMEYLIRLRLYLASKMLKETLLPVSEIIERVGFSDLTHFGRMFKKNFGYSPSEYRTIYCTML, from the coding sequence ATGAGTACATACTTTACAGAGGGTAGGGAATTTTATCCGGGCTATCAGTTTCCTATCTACCATACAACTGAAAATTGCTTCTCAGATGGTACAAATGAACGAGATCATTATAAAATGATATTTGTTATCACTGGTACCGGAATACTTACTCTTAATAACCGTAAGCAAATCATCGTAGCTCCGTCTGCTCTTTGCCTGAATGAGACAGATATATTTTCCTTGGAATCAGAAGTATCTCTTCAGTGTACAGCCGTCCTCTTTCATCCACAAATTATCAATCAACATTTTAATTTTCCTATACTTAAAGCATCTAATAATCAGCTGTCTGTAAATGAAATACAAGATCTATACTGGTTAAACCCGTTTTTAAGTAAAACAAATGATTTTATGGGCCTGATACATCTTGGTCCGAGCAATGCACACAGAATCAGTAACATTCTTGACAATATAAAGGATGCCCTGGATATTCAAAAGGATAATGATTGGCCCTGCAGGAGCAGAACCTATCTAATAGAAATGCTCTTTTTGCTATCAAGATTACTTATTATTGATGAAACCCTTGAAAGCGTAAAGCTTGATAAAGATCCTGGTGAAATCAAAGAGATAATACTGTATTTTTACACAAATTATATGAACAAAATAACCATACAGGAGCTTACCGGTAAATTTCATATCAACAGAACCTCGTTAACAGAAAGATTTCGTGAGATTACAGGTTATCCTGTAATGGAGTATCTTATTAGACTAAGACTGTATTTAGCGTCTAAGATGCTAAAAGAAACTCTATTACCTGTTTCTGAGATTATTGAGAGGGTTGGCTTTTCTGATTTAACCCACTTTGGAAGAATGTTCAAAAAGAACTTTGGTTATTCTCCTTCTGAGTATAGAACTATATATTGCACCATGCTTTAA